A stretch of Heterodontus francisci isolate sHetFra1 chromosome 1, sHetFra1.hap1, whole genome shotgun sequence DNA encodes these proteins:
- the tspan5a gene encoding tetraspanin-5a isoform X2 — MPMFCKVNFDIFLGVAFLGIGLWAWSEKGVLSNISSITDLGGFDPVWLFLVVGGVMFILGFAGCIGALRENTFLLKFFSVFLGVIFFLELTAGVLAFVFKDWIRDQLNFFINKNIRAYRDDIDLQNLIDFTQEYWECCGAHNADDWNLNIYFNCTDGNTSRERCGVPFSCCTKDPTEDVINTQCGYDVRLKEVLEQQNYIYTKGCVGQFEKWLQENLTVVAGIFIGIALLQIFGICLSQNLVSDIEAVRASW, encoded by the exons ATGCCAATGTTTTGTAAAGTGAACTTTGACATT TTTTTGGGAGTGGCCTTTCTAGGAATCGGTCTGTGGGCGTGGAGTGAAAAG GGTGTGTTGTCCAATATTTCATCAATCACTGATCTGGGTGGCTTTGATCCAGTCTGGCTGTTCCTGGTGGTCGGAGGTGTGATGTTCATTCTGGGATTTGCAGGATGTATTGGGGCTCTGCGAGAGAACACCTTTCTGCTGAAGTTT TTCTCTGTATTCCTTGGAGTGATTTTCTTCCTGGAGCTCACTGCTGGGGTCCTGGCTTTTGTCTTTAAGGACTGGATCAGGGATCAACTTAACTTTTTCATTAATAAGAATATCAGAGCGTATAGAGATGACATTGACCTGCAGAACCTTATTGACTTCACACAGGAATAT TGGGAATGCTGTGGAGCCCATAATGCTGACGATTGGAACTTGAATATTTACTTCAATTGTACGGATGGCAATACAAGTCGGGAGCGCTGCGGAGTGCCCTTTTCCTGCTGTACTAAGGACCCCACG GAGGATGTCATTAACACCCAATGTGGTTATGATGTGAGACTGAAAGAG GTCCTTGAGCAACAGAATTATATTTACACTAAAGGTTGTGTGGGACAGTTTGAGAAATGGCTGCAGGAAAACCTGACTGTGGTTGCAGGAATATTTATTGGAATTGCATTGTTACAG atTTTTGGTATCTGCCTGTCTCAAAATTTGGTCAGTGACATTGAAGCAGTCAGGGCCAGCTGGTGA
- the tspan5a gene encoding tetraspanin-5a isoform X1, translating to MSGKHYKGPEVSCCIKYFIFGFNIIFWFLGVAFLGIGLWAWSEKGVLSNISSITDLGGFDPVWLFLVVGGVMFILGFAGCIGALRENTFLLKFFSVFLGVIFFLELTAGVLAFVFKDWIRDQLNFFINKNIRAYRDDIDLQNLIDFTQEYWECCGAHNADDWNLNIYFNCTDGNTSRERCGVPFSCCTKDPTEDVINTQCGYDVRLKEVLEQQNYIYTKGCVGQFEKWLQENLTVVAGIFIGIALLQIFGICLSQNLVSDIEAVRASW from the exons TTTTTGGGAGTGGCCTTTCTAGGAATCGGTCTGTGGGCGTGGAGTGAAAAG GGTGTGTTGTCCAATATTTCATCAATCACTGATCTGGGTGGCTTTGATCCAGTCTGGCTGTTCCTGGTGGTCGGAGGTGTGATGTTCATTCTGGGATTTGCAGGATGTATTGGGGCTCTGCGAGAGAACACCTTTCTGCTGAAGTTT TTCTCTGTATTCCTTGGAGTGATTTTCTTCCTGGAGCTCACTGCTGGGGTCCTGGCTTTTGTCTTTAAGGACTGGATCAGGGATCAACTTAACTTTTTCATTAATAAGAATATCAGAGCGTATAGAGATGACATTGACCTGCAGAACCTTATTGACTTCACACAGGAATAT TGGGAATGCTGTGGAGCCCATAATGCTGACGATTGGAACTTGAATATTTACTTCAATTGTACGGATGGCAATACAAGTCGGGAGCGCTGCGGAGTGCCCTTTTCCTGCTGTACTAAGGACCCCACG GAGGATGTCATTAACACCCAATGTGGTTATGATGTGAGACTGAAAGAG GTCCTTGAGCAACAGAATTATATTTACACTAAAGGTTGTGTGGGACAGTTTGAGAAATGGCTGCAGGAAAACCTGACTGTGGTTGCAGGAATATTTATTGGAATTGCATTGTTACAG atTTTTGGTATCTGCCTGTCTCAAAATTTGGTCAGTGACATTGAAGCAGTCAGGGCCAGCTGGTGA